Proteins encoded by one window of Salmonirosea aquatica:
- a CDS encoding alginate lyase family protein, whose translation MNTLSLILFSLFATIAPTVPKTLVLDGGTLAQNARAIENRSAPEKIKALGQLVQKADAVVKAGRLYSVMQKTQLPPSGNKHDYMSQGPYWWPDPSKPDGKPYIRKDGQRNPEINGITDHDQLHDMIVDSELMALAYYFTNEEKYAQFAQRLLSTWFLDEGTQMNPHLNYGQGIPGITEGRGIGIIDSRELYRVIDAAILLQTSKSWTAANHAALKNWFSDYLTWLTTSPIGLDEADEHNNHGTYYDVQVVASALFCGREDVAKKQLDTTKARLASQLQPDGSQPHELARTLSWNYTNMNLYGFMVLARLAEHVSVDLWNYQTADGKGIHKAIDWLIPYLGNEKEWKYQQIKARPYDLTGSILKEAARKYKKTDYGAKADSLPTSTSEDYRAILTL comes from the coding sequence ATGAATACCCTTTCCCTAATTCTGTTTAGCCTGTTCGCCACTATTGCTCCAACGGTACCTAAAACGCTGGTGCTGGACGGAGGTACCCTGGCCCAAAACGCCAGGGCCATTGAAAACCGGTCTGCTCCCGAAAAAATTAAAGCGTTGGGTCAGTTGGTGCAAAAGGCCGATGCGGTGGTAAAAGCAGGACGACTGTACTCGGTGATGCAAAAAACGCAGCTTCCGCCCAGTGGAAACAAGCATGACTACATGAGTCAGGGCCCCTACTGGTGGCCAGACCCCAGCAAGCCCGATGGCAAGCCCTACATCCGGAAAGACGGTCAGCGCAATCCCGAAATCAACGGGATTACCGACCACGACCAGCTCCATGATATGATTGTGGATAGCGAACTGATGGCGCTGGCGTACTACTTTACAAATGAAGAAAAATACGCTCAATTTGCACAAAGGTTGTTGAGTACCTGGTTTTTGGATGAAGGTACCCAAATGAATCCTCACCTCAACTACGGGCAGGGGATCCCTGGCATTACCGAAGGCCGTGGCATCGGCATCATCGACTCCCGGGAATTGTACCGGGTCATCGACGCGGCAATTTTGCTGCAAACATCCAAAAGCTGGACGGCTGCGAACCACGCGGCGCTCAAAAACTGGTTTTCGGACTATCTGACCTGGCTCACTACAAGCCCCATCGGTCTCGACGAAGCCGACGAGCACAACAACCACGGTACCTACTACGACGTGCAGGTGGTAGCCAGTGCCCTATTTTGCGGACGGGAAGATGTAGCCAAAAAACAACTCGATACCACCAAAGCCCGTCTGGCCAGCCAACTCCAACCCGACGGCAGCCAACCGCACGAACTGGCCCGGACGCTTTCCTGGAACTATACCAACATGAATCTCTACGGCTTTATGGTACTGGCCCGACTGGCCGAGCACGTGTCAGTCGATCTGTGGAACTACCAGACTGCCGATGGAAAAGGCATTCATAAAGCCATTGACTGGCTGATCCCTTACTTAGGAAATGAAAAGGAATGGAAGTACCAGCAGATCAAAGCCAGACCTTATGACCTTACCGGCTCAATACTCAAAGAAGCTGCCCGGAAATACAAAAAAACGGACTATGGAGCTAAAGCCGATTCTTTGCCTACTTCAACTTCGGAGGACTACCGGGCGATCCTGACACTTTAA
- the tamL gene encoding translocation and assembly module lipoprotein TamL, whose protein sequence is MRALNKARFVTYLAIFGIMALSVLPGCVRLSADGPKRYLLGTTTFKGNSTIRDGELEDLIPQKPNRRFLGLPIFPYLALYQAAEVTYSKEDQQRKLTALTQEYQQKTTEYQNSPRQLKKIQRKYGRKIARTKRRVEEGNDFMRIFGEPPVYFSQDDVLKNTEKIRGYLFNNGFFENKVTYETDTSFKRIRITYMIQENRPTLLRDVRYSIADARVDSLVQNEKNKSWLKTKDRYKGSSFEEERIRLETLLRDNGYYGFSRQYISYLVNDTITAPQTDSLYKQVDVLLRVENPGSEGTFTVYPVQSVQFEVLPPGNWPDSLFRKDTTQYQDIRYIFSEKEFSPRILNGKMLIRPGKLYSQQDERETQRQLSLTDQFRFVNYTFDTTAQGLRGYFRAIPLDKYQVSADVGVNVIQLQQAPGPFANLSYKIRNVFNGLENFEVNLRGGIEAVTGFNDGNLYRSQELSVNTSLLFPQLLFPAGSFRYRFGRFNPRTQVGLGYNYVNRPEYARSSVKAAMTYSLQPSPVTFFNLSLLDLNILNTTRLAPEFDSLLSSLQSQGNNLRNSFLRSFVSDINFTFVYNTNSFIGPPKNAQYLRVALESGGTTLGLFPGQRDIINKPFGNLQFYQYLRWNVDYRHYWPVGRRSSFVARVNSGNVYSYGVSSVPPYEKYFFAGGSNSVRAWLPRRLGPGASPPRLTPSNFSVEAPGELLLEGNLEFRGRLFRFFGDVNYALFLDAGNVWTLPTAKNSTPADYAPGDFRWSEFTRQIALGTGFGIRYDLQYFVLRFDFGLKVYDPYRQKFVLRDFSWQKPFSPSQPNFLNFNLGVGYPF, encoded by the coding sequence TTGAGAGCATTGAATAAAGCGCGTTTCGTTACGTATTTGGCTATTTTCGGCATCATGGCCCTGTCCGTGCTACCGGGTTGCGTCCGGCTGTCCGCCGACGGCCCCAAGCGGTACCTCCTGGGAACCACCACCTTTAAAGGCAACTCGACCATCAGAGATGGCGAACTGGAAGATCTCATTCCTCAGAAACCCAACCGCCGTTTCCTGGGTCTGCCCATTTTCCCCTACCTGGCTTTGTACCAGGCGGCCGAAGTTACCTACAGCAAGGAAGATCAGCAGCGCAAGTTAACCGCCCTCACGCAGGAATACCAGCAGAAAACCACCGAGTACCAGAATAGCCCCCGGCAGCTTAAGAAAATCCAGCGCAAGTATGGCCGTAAGATAGCCCGTACGAAACGCCGCGTAGAGGAAGGTAACGATTTCATGCGTATTTTCGGTGAGCCGCCGGTGTATTTCAGCCAGGACGATGTACTCAAAAACACGGAAAAAATACGGGGGTACCTGTTCAACAACGGTTTTTTTGAAAACAAGGTCACCTACGAAACCGACACGAGTTTCAAGCGGATCAGGATTACGTACATGATACAGGAAAACCGCCCTACGCTGCTGCGCGATGTGCGGTACAGCATCGCCGATGCCCGTGTTGACAGCCTGGTGCAGAATGAAAAAAACAAGTCGTGGCTGAAAACTAAGGATCGCTACAAGGGGAGCTCGTTCGAGGAGGAACGGATTCGGCTGGAGACGCTGCTGCGCGACAATGGCTACTACGGATTTTCGAGACAGTATATTTCGTATTTGGTCAACGACACCATCACCGCTCCCCAAACGGATAGTCTTTATAAACAAGTGGATGTGCTGCTGCGCGTAGAAAATCCCGGCAGCGAGGGTACCTTCACGGTATATCCGGTGCAGTCGGTGCAGTTCGAGGTACTGCCGCCCGGCAACTGGCCGGATTCCTTGTTCAGGAAAGATACCACTCAGTATCAGGACATCCGCTATATTTTTTCGGAGAAGGAATTTTCGCCGCGCATCCTGAACGGCAAGATGCTGATCCGGCCGGGCAAGTTGTACAGCCAGCAGGACGAGCGCGAAACGCAGCGGCAACTGTCGCTTACCGACCAGTTCCGCTTCGTTAACTATACCTTCGATACCACCGCCCAGGGATTGCGGGGGTACTTCCGGGCCATTCCCCTGGACAAGTACCAGGTTTCGGCGGATGTGGGTGTGAACGTCATTCAGCTGCAGCAGGCACCCGGCCCTTTTGCCAACCTTTCCTATAAAATCAGGAACGTATTCAACGGCCTCGAAAACTTCGAGGTCAACCTGCGGGGCGGCATCGAGGCTGTGACGGGCTTCAACGACGGCAATCTGTACCGTAGCCAGGAACTGAGTGTTAACACCTCCCTGCTTTTCCCGCAGCTGCTGTTTCCGGCGGGTAGCTTCAGGTACCGGTTCGGACGTTTCAATCCCCGCACGCAGGTAGGTTTGGGCTACAACTACGTCAACCGGCCCGAGTATGCCCGTTCAAGCGTGAAGGCCGCCATGACCTATTCCTTGCAGCCTTCGCCGGTCACGTTTTTTAACCTTTCTCTACTTGATCTCAATATCCTGAATACCACCCGACTGGCGCCGGAGTTCGACAGCTTGCTGAGTTCGCTGCAAAGCCAGGGGAATAACCTCCGTAACAGTTTTCTGCGCTCGTTCGTGTCGGACATTAATTTTACGTTTGTCTATAATACCAACTCATTTATTGGGCCGCCCAAAAACGCCCAGTACCTGCGGGTAGCTCTGGAATCAGGTGGTACCACACTCGGGCTATTTCCCGGCCAGCGCGATATCATCAATAAACCCTTCGGCAATCTGCAATTTTACCAGTACCTGCGCTGGAATGTGGACTATCGGCACTATTGGCCAGTGGGTCGTCGCTCTTCGTTTGTGGCGCGGGTCAATTCGGGTAATGTGTACAGCTACGGGGTAAGTTCGGTGCCGCCCTACGAGAAGTATTTCTTTGCGGGGGGCTCCAACAGCGTGCGAGCCTGGCTGCCGCGCCGGTTGGGGCCGGGTGCTTCACCGCCACGCCTCACGCCCAGTAACTTCTCGGTGGAAGCGCCAGGCGAGTTGCTGCTCGAAGGCAATTTGGAATTCCGGGGCCGGCTTTTCCGGTTTTTTGGTGATGTCAATTACGCCCTGTTCCTCGATGCCGGCAACGTCTGGACCCTGCCTACGGCGAAGAATTCAACGCCCGCCGATTATGCTCCCGGCGACTTCCGGTGGAGTGAATTCACCCGTCAGATTGCGCTGGGAACGGGATTCGGGATCCGGTACGATCTGCAGTACTTTGTCCTCCGGTTCGATTTCGGACTGAAAGTGTACGATCCCTACCGCCAGAAGTTCGTACTGCGGGATTTTTCCTGGCAAAAGCCGTTCAGCCCTTCCCAACCCAACTTCCTCAATTTCAACCTGGGCGTAGGGTACCCCTTCTGA
- a CDS encoding TrmH family RNA methyltransferase, translating into MLSKNQIKYINSLKIKKYRQQHGAFVVEGAKSVLELLASDYTVEFVVATDDFLQNYGSIPSRPTVDWILATPADMDRLGTFQSNDACLAVAKTKENAFLCADPGKYALMLDDIRDPGNLGTILRIADWYGIPKIICSENTTDFYNPKVIAASKGSFTRVRAHYTSLPDFIEGYLTQHALIGAFLDGESLYDFSFPQAGGYLVMGNESQGIGPEVGTRITHRITIPRFGEAESLNVGIATAVICDGWRRGLGILK; encoded by the coding sequence ATGCTCTCAAAAAATCAGATCAAGTATATCAATTCGCTGAAAATCAAAAAGTACCGTCAGCAGCACGGAGCCTTTGTCGTGGAAGGAGCCAAGAGCGTACTCGAACTGCTGGCTTCCGACTATACCGTGGAATTCGTGGTGGCGACGGACGATTTCCTGCAAAACTACGGAAGTATTCCCAGCCGCCCCACCGTTGACTGGATTCTGGCCACCCCCGCTGACATGGACCGTCTGGGTACCTTCCAGAGCAATGACGCCTGCCTCGCCGTAGCCAAAACGAAGGAAAACGCCTTTTTATGTGCCGATCCGGGCAAATATGCCCTGATGCTCGACGATATCCGCGACCCCGGCAACCTGGGTACCATCCTGCGCATCGCCGACTGGTACGGCATCCCGAAAATTATCTGCTCCGAGAATACGACGGATTTTTACAATCCTAAAGTCATCGCCGCCAGCAAGGGCTCTTTCACCCGCGTGCGAGCCCACTACACTTCCCTGCCGGACTTTATCGAAGGGTACCTTACTCAGCACGCCCTCATCGGTGCTTTCCTGGACGGCGAATCGCTGTATGATTTTTCCTTCCCCCAAGCTGGGGGGTACCTTGTCATGGGCAACGAGTCGCAGGGCATCGGACCGGAGGTAGGTACGCGTATCACGCACCGGATCACCATCCCGCGTTTTGGGGAGGCTGAGTCGCTGAATGTAGGTATCGCGACGGCGGTGATTTGCGATGGATGGCGGCGGGGGCTAGGGATTTTGAAATAA